Proteins encoded together in one Impatiens glandulifera chromosome 1, dImpGla2.1, whole genome shotgun sequence window:
- the LOC124926769 gene encoding putative pectinesterase/pectinesterase inhibitor 38: MGAWFDCSNLYDLATLQLNNTLYVSNNHTDSDTQSWLSAASTNILICEREISQIINHITPLSRNNITALIRNSLTINHEWSEQAVDHNIRQHIPNKLVLGNEKKSTKWTSIFSKVDIVVAKDGTGNYKTIQEAITTLRRWKRKDDMKYVISIKSGVYHENILIPKNLNNVVMVGDGIKKTIITGERSEPKGFSLIGSATFAVQGSGFIAQGITFRNTAGPKGGQGVAMASFSDHSVFYRCSFEGYQDTLYAASGRQLYRECFIIGTVDFIFGNAAAVFQKCTIKTMNRALAVITAQSREFTYENTGFSFQYSLIIPSNNTFLGRPWRNHARVAFLQSFFNKQINPAGWLKFAGSSDVNNLCYREYKNFGPGSSTRKRVNWKSYRVMGDIEAQQYTVPKLIDGWSWLPDTLVFE, from the exons ATGGGTGCATGGTTCGACTGTTCAAATCTCTACGATCTTGCCACCCTCCAACTAAACAACACTCTATACGTCTCCAACAATCACACAGATTCCGATACACAATCATGGCTTAGCGCAGCCTCCACGAATATTCTCATTTGTGAAAGAGAAATTTCTCAGATTATCAATCACATTACTCCTCTATCGAGAAACAACATAACGGCTCTAATAAGGAATTCACTTACCATTAACCATGAATGGTCGGAACAGGCGGTTGATCACAATATCCGACAACATATTCCTAACAAGTTGGTTCTTGGAAACGAAAAGAAGTCGACAAAATGGACGTCAATATTTTCGAAGGTAGATATTGTAGTGGCCAAGGACGGAACTGGTAACTATAAAACCATACAAGAGGCTATCACTACTTTGAGAAGATGGAAACGGAAGGATGACATGAAATATGTCATTTCTATTAAATCGGGAGTGTATCATGAGAATATTTTAATCCCTAAGAATCTTAATAACGTCGTAATGGTTGGAGACGgcataaaaaaaactataattacTGGTGAACGCAGTGAACCAAAAGGTTTTAGTCTCATCGGATCTGCAACTTTCG CCGTACAAGGCTCGGGATTCATTGCGCAGGGCATAACCTTTAGGAACACAGCTGGTCCGAAGGGTGGACAAGGAGTGGCAATGGCTTCCTTTTCGGATCACTCTGTTTTCTACCGATGCAGCTTTGAAGGATACCAAGATACCCTTTATGCAGCTTCCGGTAGACAATTATATCGCGAATGTTTCATAATAGGGACTGTGGATTTCATTTTTGGAAATGCAGCAGCCGTGTTTCAAAAATGTACCATAAAGACAATGAACCGAGCCTTAGCTGTGATAACTGCTCAAAGTAGGGAGTTTACATATGAGAACACGGGTTTCTCGTTTCAATACTCGTTGATAATCCCCTCAAACAACACATTTTTGGGACGACCTTGGAGGAATCATGCTCGAGTTGCGTTTCTTCAGTCATTTTTCAACAAACAAATCAATCCAGCAGGCTGGTTAAAATTCGCCGGATCTTCGGATGTGAACAATTTGTGTTATAGAGAGTATAAAAATTTCGGCCCTGGATCTTCAACTCGGAAAAGAGTAAATTGGAAAAGCTATAGGGTCATGGGTGACATAGAGGCTCAACAATACACTGTTCCAAAGCTCATAGATGGTTGGTCATGGCTTCCAGATACCCTGGTGTTCGAATGA